One window of the Desmospora profundinema genome contains the following:
- a CDS encoding two-component system sensor histidine kinase NtrB encodes MLQQCADTLVTDLQLGIVLLDADCRVAELNRSAQMLTGAVRQDVLCEPIESLLETPVDESGVVSSLLAKIHNGTPFRDRAVTWTVGEERLNVRIDHQPLGGWTGRNVGAYCLIRDMTQLESLEMQVRRSDRLAMIGQIAAGTAHEIRNPLTSIRGFLQVMKHALQEKGELKEQGYTEIMLREIDRINNLVGEFLLLSRSRNVCMRPVRVEDIWRELLPIIENEAILHNTEVRFRVEGETLPCVKADKELLKQVFLNLCKNGIEAMGDGGLLSIRVRMISGGEELAVEVRDTGPGIPPHTMDKIFDPFFTTKENGTGLGLSVCKRILQDIGGKVEPLSHDDGTTFTVRIPALPE; translated from the coding sequence TTGTTGCAACAATGCGCGGACACACTGGTGACCGATCTTCAATTGGGGATTGTCCTTCTGGATGCAGACTGCCGGGTGGCTGAGCTGAATCGATCCGCCCAAATGTTGACGGGTGCTGTACGTCAAGACGTGCTGTGCGAGCCTATAGAGTCCTTATTGGAAACCCCTGTGGATGAATCGGGAGTCGTTTCATCACTACTGGCTAAAATTCACAATGGTACCCCCTTTCGCGACCGTGCTGTCACATGGACGGTAGGGGAGGAGCGATTGAATGTCCGGATCGATCATCAACCCTTGGGAGGCTGGACGGGGCGGAATGTGGGTGCCTATTGTTTGATTCGGGATATGACACAGCTGGAGTCCCTGGAGATGCAGGTGCGAAGAAGCGATCGGCTGGCCATGATCGGCCAGATTGCAGCCGGAACGGCACATGAAATCCGTAATCCCCTTACATCGATCCGAGGGTTTCTTCAGGTGATGAAGCACGCCCTGCAAGAAAAGGGAGAGTTGAAAGAACAAGGTTACACGGAGATCATGCTGCGGGAAATTGATCGTATCAACAACCTGGTAGGCGAATTTCTCCTGCTGAGCCGATCTAGAAATGTGTGTATGCGTCCGGTGCGGGTAGAGGATATATGGCGTGAACTATTGCCCATCATTGAAAATGAAGCCATTCTTCACAATACGGAAGTCCGGTTTCGGGTCGAAGGGGAAACGCTTCCTTGTGTAAAAGCGGATAAAGAATTGTTAAAACAAGTCTTCCTTAACTTATGTAAAAACGGGATCGAGGCTATGGGGGATGGCGGCCTTCTGTCGATCCGGGTACGAATGATTTCCGGTGGGGAGGAGTTGGCTGTGGAGGTGAGGGATACCGGTCCCGGCATTCCCCCTCACACAATGGATAAAATTTTCGACCCTTTTTTTACGACTAAAGAAAACGGAACGGGTTTGGGGTTGTCGGTGTGCAAACGGATCCTGCAGGATATCGGGGGTAAGGTGGAACCGTTGTCCCATGATGACGGAACCACGTTTACCGTTCGTATTCCGGCCCTTCCGGAGTGA
- the tadA gene encoding tRNA adenosine(34) deaminase TadA yields MNHDRYMKEAIVEAHRAQDVGEVPIGAVVVKGDQIIGRGHNLRETDQDPTLHAEMVAIRQAARSLGSWRLTECSLYVTLEPCPMCAGAIMLARIDRVIYGAADPKGGCAGSLMNLLQDPRFNHQTEVVDGWMNEECGELLTGFFRELRARKKRKG; encoded by the coding sequence TTGAATCATGATCGGTATATGAAGGAGGCCATCGTCGAAGCTCATCGGGCTCAGGATGTGGGGGAAGTCCCGATCGGAGCGGTGGTGGTGAAAGGGGATCAGATTATCGGTCGGGGACACAACCTGCGTGAAACGGACCAGGATCCCACGCTGCATGCTGAGATGGTGGCGATTCGCCAGGCCGCTCGCTCACTGGGCAGCTGGCGGTTAACAGAATGCTCTTTGTACGTTACCCTGGAACCCTGTCCCATGTGTGCCGGCGCCATTATGTTGGCCCGCATCGACCGGGTTATTTATGGCGCAGCCGATCCTAAGGGAGGCTGTGCCGGATCATTGATGAACTTGTTGCAGGATCCGCGGTTTAACCATCAGACAGAAGTGGTGGACGGCTGGATGAACGAGGAATGTGGAGAGCTGCTAACCGGTTTCTTCCGGGAATTACGGGCACGAAAAAAAAGAAAAGGGTGA
- a CDS encoding TetR/AcrR family transcriptional regulator: MGSDTIEHIFGAAVCVFAESGFERARMDEIARRAGVAKGTIYYHFKSKEELFVALMNNGMERLTAYLRRRLAQVEDPQEQLGEILDAQVRYLYDNGTFAKLLISEVWGSIERQRVFRARIRDLVSIIEEVIRRGEKEGSFRTLKVQETAVAIFGAISVAVLQELFRFEEQERQDVKEERIPDLVRNLETLIHHGLIYKEAE; the protein is encoded by the coding sequence ATGGGAAGCGATACGATTGAACATATTTTTGGAGCGGCTGTTTGTGTTTTTGCTGAAAGCGGTTTTGAGCGAGCGCGGATGGATGAGATTGCACGTCGGGCGGGAGTGGCTAAAGGAACGATCTATTATCATTTTAAAAGCAAAGAAGAGTTGTTTGTCGCCTTGATGAATAACGGGATGGAACGGTTGACCGCTTATTTGCGACGCCGGTTGGCGCAGGTGGAGGATCCGCAAGAACAACTGGGGGAGATTTTGGATGCGCAGGTTCGTTATCTTTATGATAACGGCACATTTGCCAAACTCCTGATCAGCGAGGTGTGGGGCTCCATCGAACGGCAGCGGGTTTTCCGGGCCCGGATTCGTGACCTTGTATCCATCATAGAAGAGGTGATCCGCCGGGGAGAAAAAGAGGGGAGTTTTCGGACCCTGAAGGTACAGGAAACGGCTGTGGCCATCTTTGGCGCCATCAGTGTAGCGGTCCTGCAGGAATTGTTCCGTTTCGAAGAACAGGAGCGTCAAGATGTAAAAGAAGAGCGAATTCCCGATTTGGTACGCAATCTAGAGACCCTCATTCATCATGGACTCATTTACAAAGAAGCGGAATAA
- a CDS encoding pro-sigmaK processing inhibitor BofA family protein: MQWGWWLAGGVIGLLLLMFVSRSIIKPLRWMWFGILYTAVGALVLFVLNLAGEWIDFRLPINPVTALITGLLGLPGVVCLIVVKLFLVGG, translated from the coding sequence ATGCAATGGGGTTGGTGGCTGGCGGGCGGGGTGATTGGCTTGCTTTTGCTCATGTTCGTCAGTCGATCCATTATCAAACCGTTACGATGGATGTGGTTCGGGATTTTGTACACTGCCGTTGGTGCGTTGGTGTTGTTTGTCCTCAATTTAGCAGGGGAATGGATCGATTTTCGACTGCCCATCAATCCGGTGACTGCGTTGATTACGGGTTTGTTGGGTTTGCCGGGAGTGGTTTGTCTCATTGTCGTAAAGCTGTTTTTGGTGGGCGGATAA
- the recR gene encoding recombination mediator RecR, whose amino-acid sequence MYVPEPISKLIEGFMRLPGIGPKTAQRLAFHVLVMEEEDVMDLAKALARAKRDLRSCSICSNITDRDVCNICSDKNRDGSVICVVQDPRDVIAMERTKEYHGLYHVLNGAISPMEGIGPDELSIPELLKRLEDETVQEIILATNPNIEGEATAMYLTRLVKPIGLKVTRIAHGLPVGGDLEYADEVTLTKALEGRREL is encoded by the coding sequence TTGTATGTACCCGAACCCATATCGAAACTGATTGAGGGCTTTATGCGCTTGCCGGGCATTGGGCCGAAAACAGCGCAACGATTGGCTTTTCATGTACTGGTGATGGAAGAGGAGGATGTGATGGACTTGGCGAAGGCATTGGCACGAGCCAAGCGGGACCTGCGTTCCTGTAGCATTTGCAGCAATATTACTGATCGGGATGTCTGCAACATCTGTTCGGATAAGAATCGGGATGGTTCTGTCATCTGTGTCGTGCAGGATCCGCGGGATGTGATCGCCATGGAACGGACCAAGGAATACCACGGGCTCTACCATGTATTAAATGGTGCGATCTCTCCAATGGAAGGAATCGGTCCCGATGAATTGAGCATTCCCGAATTGTTGAAGCGTCTGGAAGACGAGACCGTCCAGGAGATCATTTTGGCCACCAATCCAAACATCGAAGGGGAGGCCACGGCGATGTACCTCACACGTTTGGTCAAGCCGATCGGATTGAAAGTGACTCGGATTGCCCATGGTTTGCCCGTCGGCGGTGATTTGGAATACGCCGATGAGGTGACGTTGACCAAGGCTTTGGAGGGACGGCGGGAGCTGTAG
- a CDS encoding metal ABC transporter ATP-binding protein, translating to MADAMASMMNQVLELRGIHFSYGQQAVLEEVDLSLGKGQFLGLVGPNGSGKSTLVKLALGSLLPDHGEVRLFKTPLHQFRDWSRIGYVSQKANSFNLGFPATVREVVASGLYGKMGLFRRMTRKHWERVDEAIDQVGLSEYGHRNIGRLSGGQQQRAFIARALVSDPDLLILDEPTVGVDARSTEQFYELLAHLHREKGLALLLVSHDIGAITAYVDRIACLNRRLFFHGNPNEFSLRRQEVLTAAYGHEVKVLEHGHEPCSTG from the coding sequence ATGGCAGATGCCATGGCATCAATGATGAATCAAGTCCTGGAACTGAGAGGGATCCACTTCTCATATGGACAGCAGGCGGTATTGGAAGAGGTCGACCTCTCCTTGGGGAAAGGTCAATTTCTCGGCTTGGTCGGTCCGAACGGATCAGGAAAATCGACACTGGTTAAACTGGCTCTCGGGAGCCTGTTACCGGACCACGGAGAGGTACGGCTGTTTAAGACTCCCCTGCACCAGTTTCGGGACTGGTCCCGGATTGGATATGTTTCTCAAAAAGCAAACAGCTTTAACCTGGGCTTTCCCGCAACAGTCCGAGAAGTGGTGGCGTCAGGACTCTATGGCAAAATGGGCCTGTTCCGCCGGATGACCCGTAAACACTGGGAACGAGTGGATGAAGCGATCGACCAGGTGGGGTTGTCTGAATATGGCCACCGCAACATCGGCCGGCTGTCCGGCGGCCAACAGCAACGAGCCTTTATCGCTCGTGCACTGGTCAGCGACCCAGACTTGTTGATTTTGGATGAACCCACAGTGGGTGTGGATGCTCGTTCTACTGAGCAGTTTTATGAGTTGCTTGCCCACCTGCATCGGGAAAAGGGGTTGGCCTTGTTGCTGGTAAGCCATGATATCGGGGCGATCACTGCGTATGTGGACCGGATCGCCTGCTTGAACAGGCGGCTGTTTTTCCATGGGAATCCCAACGAGTTTTCCCTACGTCGCCAAGAGGTCCTGACAGCCGCATACGGGCATGAAGTGAAGGTGCTGGAGCACGGGCATGAACCGTGTTCCACGGGCTAA
- the dnaX gene encoding DNA polymerase III subunit gamma/tau gives MSYRALYRVWRPQTFADLIGQEHVTKTLTNALSEGHFSHAYLFSGPRGTGKTSAAKIMAKAVNCLSGPASEPCNECEACRKITEGSLMDVVEIDAASNRGVDEIRDLRDKVKYAPSEVRYKVYIVDEVHMLTTEAFNALLKTLEEPPGHVVFILATTEPHKLPPTIISRCQRFSFRRISIEVMMNRLHLICEAQEVEAEETALAAIAQTADGGMRDALSLLDQVLAFTDGKVDEESVLAVTGSASRQALAAITAGILEYQPSGCLEQVDRLLADGLDAERLIHDLIHLIRDLMLVQAAPELREARERLAGVEQLKPLTDKLSASRLGQVLERLIHTQQQMKWAAQPRILLEVALVDLTQPTSVIPADNSRVEPGAEQEREIFRLREELRQLRQQWEEWKDRRLPPQTAHSPDSGSPPVSAPSISTIKATASGPRSRSAPRVGVDVRSVMEQSHAEQLQRLKGLWPEVLGKVKERKITVHAWLIDGEPVAASKDAVVVAFRNAIHRDTTERESNKGLIQEVLKEVMGSPQRLVTVMREDLDSTPPVSDPPLAASTAPAESRRQSSDEVKAQATSDQTGDESDDPVKQAIDFFGEDMIEITD, from the coding sequence GTGTCTTATCGAGCCTTGTATCGGGTATGGAGACCCCAAACATTTGCCGATCTGATCGGACAAGAACATGTGACCAAAACACTGACAAACGCTTTGTCCGAAGGACACTTCTCCCACGCGTATCTTTTTAGCGGGCCCAGGGGTACGGGAAAAACCAGCGCGGCCAAAATCATGGCCAAGGCTGTCAACTGTCTGAGTGGCCCAGCTTCGGAGCCCTGCAATGAATGCGAGGCTTGTCGAAAAATCACGGAAGGCTCTCTGATGGATGTGGTGGAAATCGACGCGGCCTCCAACAGAGGTGTGGATGAGATCCGGGATCTTCGGGACAAAGTGAAATATGCTCCCTCCGAAGTTCGTTACAAGGTATACATTGTTGATGAAGTTCACATGTTGACAACGGAAGCCTTTAATGCTCTGCTTAAAACGCTGGAAGAACCACCGGGACATGTGGTTTTTATCCTGGCGACCACGGAGCCTCACAAATTGCCTCCCACCATCATCTCCCGTTGTCAGCGGTTTTCCTTTCGTCGTATTTCCATAGAAGTGATGATGAATCGCTTGCACCTCATTTGTGAAGCTCAGGAAGTGGAGGCGGAGGAAACGGCATTGGCCGCTATTGCGCAGACAGCCGATGGCGGAATGAGGGATGCACTCAGCTTGTTGGATCAAGTCTTGGCGTTTACTGATGGAAAAGTGGATGAAGAATCGGTCCTGGCCGTGACGGGATCTGCTTCCCGGCAAGCATTGGCAGCCATTACGGCTGGAATCCTCGAGTATCAGCCGTCGGGTTGTTTGGAACAGGTGGATCGATTGCTGGCGGACGGACTGGATGCGGAACGGCTGATCCATGATCTCATTCATTTGATCCGGGATCTGATGTTGGTTCAGGCGGCTCCCGAGCTGCGTGAAGCAAGGGAACGATTGGCTGGTGTCGAACAGCTGAAACCGCTGACGGACAAACTATCGGCATCCCGACTGGGACAGGTGCTGGAGCGGTTGATCCATACCCAGCAGCAAATGAAATGGGCGGCACAACCCCGGATTCTGTTGGAAGTGGCCTTGGTGGATCTTACCCAACCGACCTCCGTTATCCCCGCCGACAACAGCAGGGTGGAACCGGGAGCCGAACAGGAACGGGAGATTTTCCGGTTGCGGGAAGAATTGCGACAGTTACGTCAGCAGTGGGAAGAGTGGAAAGATCGTCGTCTTCCCCCGCAGACTGCCCATTCTCCTGATAGCGGCTCACCCCCTGTATCCGCTCCTTCAATATCAACGATTAAAGCAACCGCATCAGGCCCCCGTTCCCGTTCGGCTCCAAGGGTTGGAGTCGATGTCCGTTCGGTGATGGAGCAGTCTCATGCAGAACAGCTTCAACGGTTAAAAGGATTGTGGCCTGAAGTCCTGGGGAAGGTGAAAGAACGAAAAATCACCGTCCATGCGTGGCTGATCGACGGAGAGCCTGTAGCCGCTTCAAAAGACGCTGTCGTGGTCGCTTTCCGGAATGCCATTCATCGAGACACCACGGAACGGGAAAGCAACAAGGGACTGATCCAGGAAGTGTTGAAGGAAGTAATGGGCTCCCCTCAGCGCTTGGTCACGGTTATGAGAGAAGACCTGGATTCCACACCCCCTGTGTCGGATCCGCCTCTTGCTGCTTCGACCGCCCCGGCTGAAAGCCGGCGCCAATCCAGTGACGAAGTGAAGGCGCAAGCAACCAGTGACCAGACGGGAGACGAATCGGACGATCCCGTTAAACAGGCCATTGACTTTTTTGGTGAGGATATGATCGAGATTACAGATTGA
- a CDS encoding metal ABC transporter permease has product MIEMILQYEFMQRAVIAGVIIGLISPMVGVFLVVRRLSLIADALAHVTLSGVAAGLLLQKSFPALQSVNPLYFGMGFSLTASVFVEQLRRLYRSYQELAIPIILSGGIGLGVVLISAGDGFNVDVAGYLFGSILAVGSSELHAIFGVGILVLIMIALFYKELFALSFDEESAVLTGIPRRWINLLFSLVVAMVITASIRVVGILLVSGLITLPVAASLQIANSFKQALFFSVLFGQIAVFCGLAAAFYLDWASGGTIILVSVAILLLVVAVKRLVDLWKRWSATGQMTR; this is encoded by the coding sequence ATGATAGAGATGATTCTGCAATACGAATTTATGCAACGGGCCGTGATCGCCGGTGTGATCATCGGGTTGATTTCGCCGATGGTGGGAGTCTTTTTAGTGGTCCGAAGGCTTTCGCTGATTGCTGATGCGTTGGCCCATGTCACGTTGTCAGGGGTGGCGGCAGGGTTGTTGCTGCAAAAGAGTTTTCCCGCATTGCAGTCTGTAAACCCGCTTTACTTTGGGATGGGTTTTTCTTTGACCGCTTCCGTATTTGTTGAGCAGTTGCGACGTTTGTACCGCTCGTATCAGGAACTGGCCATCCCCATTATTTTGTCGGGGGGCATTGGTCTGGGAGTGGTGCTGATCAGTGCCGGGGATGGATTTAACGTGGATGTGGCGGGTTACCTCTTTGGCAGTATTCTGGCCGTGGGATCGTCGGAACTGCATGCCATCTTCGGGGTCGGGATATTGGTTTTAATCATGATCGCATTGTTTTACAAAGAGCTGTTTGCACTCTCCTTTGATGAGGAAAGTGCGGTATTAACCGGTATTCCCCGTCGATGGATTAACCTTTTGTTCAGTTTGGTGGTGGCGATGGTCATTACCGCTTCCATCCGTGTGGTGGGGATTTTACTGGTGTCCGGATTGATCACGTTGCCGGTGGCCGCCAGCTTACAGATTGCCAACAGCTTCAAACAGGCTTTGTTTTTTTCGGTATTATTCGGTCAGATTGCGGTGTTCTGCGGTTTGGCTGCTGCTTTTTATCTAGACTGGGCTTCCGGTGGAACCATTATTTTGGTATCTGTCGCCATTTTGTTGCTGGTGGTAGCTGTGAAACGTTTGGTTGACCTGTGGAAACGGTGGTCGGCCACTGGGCAAATGACCCGTTGA
- a CDS encoding Fur family transcriptional regulator codes for MNVEKALALLKEKGYKYTGKREMMVEIFSREDRYLTAKEVMEEMQHQYPGLSVDTVYRNLSLFEELGIVEGTEWEGERRYRFHCGGGHHHHHLICKLCGRTRPLNVCPMNAVLGEPDNFTITDHKFEIYGYCSDCETQSGD; via the coding sequence ATGAATGTGGAAAAAGCACTGGCTCTGCTAAAGGAAAAAGGATATAAATACACAGGAAAACGGGAAATGATGGTGGAGATTTTCAGCCGGGAAGACCGTTACCTTACAGCTAAAGAAGTGATGGAAGAGATGCAGCACCAATATCCTGGACTGAGCGTCGACACCGTATACCGTAACCTTTCCTTATTTGAAGAGCTCGGAATTGTGGAAGGTACCGAGTGGGAAGGAGAGCGGCGCTATCGGTTTCATTGCGGCGGGGGGCATCATCATCATCACTTGATCTGCAAGCTGTGCGGCCGGACCAGACCGCTCAATGTTTGTCCGATGAATGCGGTTTTGGGAGAGCCGGATAATTTCACCATCACGGATCACAAATTTGAAATCTACGGTTACTGCTCAGACTGTGAAACCCAATCCGGTGATTAG
- a CDS encoding CPBP family intramembrane glutamic endopeptidase: MLPATSSTASLGSQPPASRLRHWSAWLLCVSFFFMVPMEFSMLEWEKTGEGLWRIQSAEEPGPWVGLQFLLWMLVTFVASLLFIITGSLQGFFYEKCAFRERVEGLELVYYFAWVQFFTWMTLFPYFFISGVWEWLDSIVAFLPHVIMLGVSLVLYRGSWSVLGFNRLGAGRWFFIIGVVVCLYLLVFYFLDSIVTEPVARSFNLELQSWREDDISAGIHQAIKSGWGWFLLQLFIIGVVGPIAEEVVFRGLLMQGLLRRMGVVFSVVLSSLIFALFHVDVAFFAPLFVMGLVMGGLYVWFRTLWAPILFHIVNNSVSVWMEVFRG, translated from the coding sequence TTGTTGCCCGCCACATCCTCCACTGCCTCACTGGGATCTCAACCACCGGCTTCACGCTTGCGTCACTGGTCCGCCTGGCTGCTATGTGTCAGTTTTTTCTTTATGGTTCCGATGGAATTTTCCATGCTGGAATGGGAGAAAACAGGAGAAGGTCTGTGGCGGATCCAGAGTGCAGAGGAGCCGGGTCCATGGGTGGGACTTCAATTTTTGTTGTGGATGCTCGTCACCTTTGTCGCTTCCCTTCTATTCATTATTACCGGCTCCTTGCAAGGTTTCTTTTATGAGAAATGTGCCTTTCGTGAACGGGTGGAAGGGTTGGAGCTCGTTTATTATTTCGCTTGGGTTCAGTTTTTTACGTGGATGACTCTGTTTCCGTACTTTTTTATATCCGGTGTATGGGAGTGGCTGGACTCCATTGTTGCCTTTTTGCCGCACGTAATTATGTTGGGAGTCTCATTGGTATTGTATCGGGGGTCTTGGAGTGTCCTCGGTTTCAACCGCCTTGGTGCGGGTCGTTGGTTTTTCATCATCGGTGTGGTGGTGTGTCTATATCTCCTGGTTTTTTATTTCCTTGATTCCATTGTGACTGAACCGGTGGCCCGATCATTCAACCTGGAACTGCAGTCATGGCGCGAAGACGATATCTCCGCAGGCATCCATCAGGCGATAAAATCGGGGTGGGGATGGTTTTTGCTCCAACTGTTTATTATCGGAGTGGTAGGACCGATTGCGGAAGAAGTGGTTTTTCGTGGCTTGCTGATGCAGGGGTTGTTGCGGCGGATGGGAGTGGTATTCAGTGTGGTGCTTTCCTCCCTGATCTTTGCCCTCTTTCATGTGGATGTGGCCTTTTTTGCCCCGCTGTTTGTCATGGGATTGGTGATGGGGGGTCTGTACGTCTGGTTCCGCACATTGTGGGCTCCGATCTTATTCCATATCGTAAATAATTCCGTCTCCGTATGGATGGAAGTCTTTCGCGGTTAG
- a CDS encoding YbaB/EbfC family nucleoid-associated protein encodes MKNMNQMMKQMKKMQAQMAKAQEELGNKEVEAAVGGGVVKVRMNGHKELLEITIAPEAVDPEDVEMLQDMVTAAVNEAMKKADELVAKDLGKLTGGMNLPGMF; translated from the coding sequence ATGAAAAACATGAATCAGATGATGAAACAAATGAAGAAAATGCAAGCCCAGATGGCCAAGGCACAGGAAGAGCTGGGCAATAAAGAAGTGGAAGCCGCCGTGGGAGGCGGAGTGGTTAAAGTTCGTATGAATGGGCACAAAGAACTGCTGGAGATTACGATTGCTCCTGAGGCTGTCGATCCCGAAGATGTGGAAATGCTGCAGGACATGGTGACAGCTGCAGTCAACGAAGCGATGAAAAAAGCGGATGAATTGGTGGCCAAGGATCTGGGGAAATTGACCGGTGGCATGAACCTGCCGGGAATGTTTTAA
- a CDS encoding YhgE/Pip domain-containing protein codes for MWWRERRLALDDMWRFRRMIPVLLGVLMIPLVYSCLYLWAFFDPYSFMQDLPVAVVNEDRGTKWEGEEVYVGEDLVEQLMEDDHLQWHLVSRKEMEHGLEKNRYYLAVVIPENFSKRVASIQDPDPKQAGLKYKVNPGHNYLSAQMGDRIVQDLERRVAIHFTHAYVEGLFDKLADSAADLDEAADGARSLADATKQAADATGEVDRGAGQLADGVRTLNQSLHQLWMGSQRLVLGLERSSQGSSQLAAGVQKMDESLQLMKEETLLAKGKIPQLQEGAERVQGGIEAIRQLLSDPNLTRRAERISTLAQEIQQHHKKADEARQQLLERHPELADSPEMRQLEEALAGSAALDGKAIVEEASQLNQQWKQAQKNIDALAEGQGRVVDGIAGVAAGFERQGEALNRLTQGSATLQKQMERLVDGQKNLLDGAHALENGLSRAAQAPTGLSEGMGRLQTGIKELQSGLFRIGDGQGTLADRLGEGVQKAWDQLRDSDAKADQMADPLKVNKESIHPVPNYATGFAPYFIALSLWVGAMILFTVIDLKRPLLDDQRPLSIPSALAMGSLQALLLVTALMWLVGIRPWSAGALLALAVLTSVAFIAINHMLVGLLGDVGRFLAIVILMLQLAASGGTYPVELLPQILREIHPWLPMTHAIEGLRSAISIGNPELLWRSAGVLLLYAAGAYTLRAAVMGVIAWRKRQRFESPSTA; via the coding sequence ATGTGGTGGCGTGAACGGCGATTAGCACTGGATGACATGTGGCGGTTTCGCAGGATGATTCCGGTGTTGTTGGGAGTTTTAATGATCCCGTTGGTATACAGTTGTTTGTATTTATGGGCATTTTTTGATCCGTATTCATTTATGCAAGATTTGCCGGTGGCTGTTGTAAACGAAGATCGTGGAACGAAGTGGGAAGGGGAGGAGGTATATGTTGGAGAGGATTTGGTGGAACAGTTGATGGAGGATGACCATCTTCAATGGCATCTGGTGAGCCGGAAAGAGATGGAACATGGGTTGGAGAAAAACCGATACTATCTGGCAGTAGTGATTCCGGAAAATTTTTCGAAGCGGGTGGCCAGCATCCAGGATCCCGACCCGAAACAGGCGGGATTGAAGTATAAGGTAAATCCGGGACACAACTATCTTTCCGCTCAGATGGGCGATCGGATTGTTCAGGATCTGGAAAGAAGAGTGGCCATCCACTTCACTCATGCCTATGTGGAGGGGTTGTTCGATAAGTTGGCGGATTCCGCCGCTGATCTGGATGAAGCTGCTGACGGAGCCCGATCACTGGCTGATGCCACTAAACAAGCGGCGGACGCCACTGGAGAGGTGGACCGGGGAGCGGGACAGTTGGCGGACGGAGTCCGCACCTTGAATCAGTCCCTTCATCAACTTTGGATGGGGTCCCAGCGCTTAGTCCTTGGCTTGGAACGTTCCAGTCAAGGATCATCCCAATTAGCCGCCGGTGTACAAAAAATGGATGAGAGCCTTCAATTGATGAAGGAGGAGACTCTTCTGGCAAAGGGGAAGATCCCACAGCTACAAGAGGGAGCAGAACGAGTGCAAGGCGGGATTGAAGCGATTCGGCAGTTGCTGAGTGATCCGAATTTGACCCGGCGGGCAGAACGGATCTCTACTCTGGCTCAAGAAATTCAACAGCACCATAAGAAAGCGGATGAAGCGAGACAACAACTATTAGAGCGGCACCCGGAGCTGGCCGACAGCCCGGAGATGCGCCAGCTGGAAGAAGCGTTGGCCGGTTCTGCTGCTTTGGATGGGAAGGCCATCGTGGAGGAAGCTTCCCAGCTGAATCAACAGTGGAAACAAGCCCAAAAGAATATAGATGCCTTGGCGGAGGGGCAAGGCCGTGTGGTGGATGGAATTGCCGGTGTGGCGGCAGGTTTTGAGCGTCAAGGTGAAGCGCTGAATCGTTTGACGCAAGGGTCTGCCACGCTGCAAAAACAGATGGAACGATTGGTTGACGGTCAAAAGAACTTGTTGGATGGGGCGCATGCGTTGGAGAATGGCCTTTCCCGTGCAGCACAAGCTCCGACAGGATTATCCGAAGGGATGGGACGACTGCAAACAGGGATAAAGGAGTTGCAAAGCGGTTTGTTCCGGATTGGAGATGGACAGGGAACGTTGGCGGATCGACTGGGAGAGGGGGTCCAAAAGGCTTGGGATCAACTTCGCGATTCGGATGCCAAAGCCGACCAGATGGCAGATCCCCTGAAGGTAAATAAGGAATCGATTCATCCGGTTCCCAACTATGCGACCGGGTTTGCCCCTTATTTTATCGCGCTCTCTTTGTGGGTGGGAGCGATGATCCTGTTTACGGTGATCGATCTGAAACGACCTTTGTTGGACGATCAGCGTCCGTTGTCGATTCCGTCCGCACTTGCGATGGGGTCGTTGCAAGCATTGCTGCTGGTGACGGCACTGATGTGGTTGGTGGGAATTCGCCCCTGGTCTGCGGGAGCGTTGCTCGCGCTTGCGGTTCTCACCTCGGTTGCCTTTATCGCCATCAATCATATGCTGGTCGGTTTGTTGGGGGACGTGGGCCGCTTTTTGGCCATCGTCATTCTCATGCTCCAGCTGGCGGCCAGTGGAGGGACCTATCCCGTGGAACTGTTGCCGCAAATCTTGCGTGAAATTCATCCTTGGCTGCCGATGACACACGCCATCGAAGGTTTGCGTTCTGCCATTTCCATCGGGAATCCGGAACTATTATGGAGGAGCGCCGGTGTCCTGCTCCTGTATGCCGCAGGTGCATACACGCTGCGGGCGGCAGTGATGGGAGTGATCGCCTGGCGCAAGCGACAACGATTTGAATCCCCTTCCACCGCATAG